One Phaseolus vulgaris cultivar G19833 chromosome 4, P. vulgaris v2.0, whole genome shotgun sequence DNA window includes the following coding sequences:
- the LOC137837750 gene encoding fructose-1,6-bisphosphatase, cytosolic-like isoform X1: MDHSADALRTDLMTITRFVLNEQSKHPESRGDFTILLSHIVLGCKFVCTAVNKAGLAKLIGLAGETNVQGEEQKKLDVLSNEVFIKALVSSGRTCILVSEEDEDAIIVEPSKRGKYCVVFDPLDGSSNIDCGVSIGTIFGIYTLADVHEPTVEDVLLPGKKMVAAGYCMYGSSCTLVLSTGAGVNGFTLDPSLGEFILTHPDIKIPKKGKIYSVNEGNAKNWDGPTAAYVEKCKFPEDGSSPKSLRYIGSMVADVHRTLLYGGIFLYPGDKKNPNGKLRVLYEVFPMSFLLEQAGGQSFTGKERALDLVPTKLHERSPIFLGSYDDVEEIKALYAAEGKEE, from the exons ATGGACCACAGTGCCGATGCACTTCGCACGGACTTGATGACCATAACGCGCTTCGTGTTGAACGAGCAATCCAAGCACCCCGAGTCACGCGGCGATTTCACCATCCTTCTCAGTCACATTGTGCTTGGTTGCAAGTTCGTCTGCACCGCGGTTAACAAG GCTGGACTTGCTAAGCTTATTGGACTCGCTGGAGAGACCAATGTTCAG GGTGAAGAACAGAAGAAGCTAGATGTTCTTTCCAATGAGGTTTTCATCAAGGCTCTCGTAAGCAGTGGCCGAACC TGTATCTTGGTttctgaagaagatgaagacgCTATAATTGTGGAGCCTTCTAAGCGCGGAAA GTACTGTGTTGTTTTTGACCCCTTGGATGGCTCGTCTAACATTGATTGTGGGGTTTCCATTGGCACA ATTTTTGGAATTTATACGTTAGCAGATGTCCATGAACCAACTGTAGAGGATGTCCTGCTACCTGGGAAGAAAATGGTGGCAGCTGGTTATTGTATGTATGGAAGCTCTTGCACG CTTGTCTTAAGTACTGGAGCTGGTGTTAACGGTTTCACCCTTGACCCATCTCTTGGTGAATTCATCCTAACTCACCCTGACATTAAG ATCCCAAAGAAAGGAAAGATTTATTCAGTTAATGAAGGAAATGCGAAAAACTGGGATGGTCCTACTGCAGC TTACGTTGAAAAATGCAAGTTTCCAGAAGATGGTTCATCGCCAAAGTCTCTAAGATATATTGGAAG CATGGTAGCTGATGTTCATCGTACATTGCTTTACGGAGGCATCTTTTTGTACCCTGGTGATAAGAAAAATCCTAACGGAAAACTTCG TGTTCTGTATGAAGTCTTCCCAATGTCATTTTTGTTGGAACAGGCAGGAGGACAGTCTTTCACGGGCAAGGAACGG GCACTTGATTTAGTTCCAACGAAGTTGCACGAGCGATCTCCCATTTTCCTTGGTAGCTATGATGATGTTGAGGAAATCAAAGCGCTTTATGCTGCTGAGGGTAAAGAAGAATGA
- the LOC137837750 gene encoding fructose-1,6-bisphosphatase, cytosolic-like isoform X2, with the protein MLQLIHRDLCRLDLLSLLDSLERPMFRKGEEQKKLDVLSNEVFIKALVSSGRTCILVSEEDEDAIIVEPSKRGKYCVVFDPLDGSSNIDCGVSIGTIFGIYTLADVHEPTVEDVLLPGKKMVAAGYCMYGSSCTLVLSTGAGVNGFTLDPSLGEFILTHPDIKIPKKGKIYSVNEGNAKNWDGPTAAYVEKCKFPEDGSSPKSLRYIGSMVADVHRTLLYGGIFLYPGDKKNPNGKLRVLYEVFPMSFLLEQAGGQSFTGKERALDLVPTKLHERSPIFLGSYDDVEEIKALYAAEGKEE; encoded by the exons ATGCTTCAATTAATACATCGTGATCTGTGTAGGCTGGACTTGCTAAGCTTATTGGACTCGCTGGAGAGACCAATGTTCAG GAAGGGTGAAGAACAGAAGAAGCTAGATGTTCTTTCCAATGAGGTTTTCATCAAGGCTCTCGTAAGCAGTGGCCGAACC TGTATCTTGGTttctgaagaagatgaagacgCTATAATTGTGGAGCCTTCTAAGCGCGGAAA GTACTGTGTTGTTTTTGACCCCTTGGATGGCTCGTCTAACATTGATTGTGGGGTTTCCATTGGCACA ATTTTTGGAATTTATACGTTAGCAGATGTCCATGAACCAACTGTAGAGGATGTCCTGCTACCTGGGAAGAAAATGGTGGCAGCTGGTTATTGTATGTATGGAAGCTCTTGCACG CTTGTCTTAAGTACTGGAGCTGGTGTTAACGGTTTCACCCTTGACCCATCTCTTGGTGAATTCATCCTAACTCACCCTGACATTAAG ATCCCAAAGAAAGGAAAGATTTATTCAGTTAATGAAGGAAATGCGAAAAACTGGGATGGTCCTACTGCAGC TTACGTTGAAAAATGCAAGTTTCCAGAAGATGGTTCATCGCCAAAGTCTCTAAGATATATTGGAAG CATGGTAGCTGATGTTCATCGTACATTGCTTTACGGAGGCATCTTTTTGTACCCTGGTGATAAGAAAAATCCTAACGGAAAACTTCG TGTTCTGTATGAAGTCTTCCCAATGTCATTTTTGTTGGAACAGGCAGGAGGACAGTCTTTCACGGGCAAGGAACGG GCACTTGATTTAGTTCCAACGAAGTTGCACGAGCGATCTCCCATTTTCCTTGGTAGCTATGATGATGTTGAGGAAATCAAAGCGCTTTATGCTGCTGAGGGTAAAGAAGAATGA
- the LOC137837750 gene encoding fructose-1,6-bisphosphatase, cytosolic-like isoform X3, whose product MFRKGEEQKKLDVLSNEVFIKALVSSGRTCILVSEEDEDAIIVEPSKRGKYCVVFDPLDGSSNIDCGVSIGTIFGIYTLADVHEPTVEDVLLPGKKMVAAGYCMYGSSCTLVLSTGAGVNGFTLDPSLGEFILTHPDIKIPKKGKIYSVNEGNAKNWDGPTAAYVEKCKFPEDGSSPKSLRYIGSMVADVHRTLLYGGIFLYPGDKKNPNGKLRVLYEVFPMSFLLEQAGGQSFTGKERALDLVPTKLHERSPIFLGSYDDVEEIKALYAAEGKEE is encoded by the exons ATGTTCAG GAAGGGTGAAGAACAGAAGAAGCTAGATGTTCTTTCCAATGAGGTTTTCATCAAGGCTCTCGTAAGCAGTGGCCGAACC TGTATCTTGGTttctgaagaagatgaagacgCTATAATTGTGGAGCCTTCTAAGCGCGGAAA GTACTGTGTTGTTTTTGACCCCTTGGATGGCTCGTCTAACATTGATTGTGGGGTTTCCATTGGCACA ATTTTTGGAATTTATACGTTAGCAGATGTCCATGAACCAACTGTAGAGGATGTCCTGCTACCTGGGAAGAAAATGGTGGCAGCTGGTTATTGTATGTATGGAAGCTCTTGCACG CTTGTCTTAAGTACTGGAGCTGGTGTTAACGGTTTCACCCTTGACCCATCTCTTGGTGAATTCATCCTAACTCACCCTGACATTAAG ATCCCAAAGAAAGGAAAGATTTATTCAGTTAATGAAGGAAATGCGAAAAACTGGGATGGTCCTACTGCAGC TTACGTTGAAAAATGCAAGTTTCCAGAAGATGGTTCATCGCCAAAGTCTCTAAGATATATTGGAAG CATGGTAGCTGATGTTCATCGTACATTGCTTTACGGAGGCATCTTTTTGTACCCTGGTGATAAGAAAAATCCTAACGGAAAACTTCG TGTTCTGTATGAAGTCTTCCCAATGTCATTTTTGTTGGAACAGGCAGGAGGACAGTCTTTCACGGGCAAGGAACGG GCACTTGATTTAGTTCCAACGAAGTTGCACGAGCGATCTCCCATTTTCCTTGGTAGCTATGATGATGTTGAGGAAATCAAAGCGCTTTATGCTGCTGAGGGTAAAGAAGAATGA
- the LOC137837751 gene encoding sm-like protein LSM3A: MTTEEESAVKEPLDLIRLSLDERIYVKLRSDRELRGKLHAYDQHLNMILGDVEEVVTTVEIDDETYEEIVRTTKRMVPFLFVRGDGVILVSPPLRTA, translated from the exons ATGACTACAGAGGAAGAGAGTGCGGTGAAGGAGCCTTTGGATCTCATTAGGCTCAGCCTTGACGAACGTATCTACGTCAAGCTCCGTTCTGACAGAGAGCTTCGTGGAAAACTTCAC GCTTATGATCAGCATCTTAATATGATTCTTGGTGATGTTGAAGAGGTTGTTACTACTGTGGAAATTGATGATGAGACATATGAAGAAATTGTGAGG ACTACTAAGCGGATGGTTCCTTTCCTGTTTGTTAGGGGAGATGGGGTGATATTGGTTTCCCCACCCTTGAGGACTGCATAA